Proteins encoded in a region of the Nitrospiraceae bacterium genome:
- the rplK gene encoding 50S ribosomal protein L11, whose protein sequence is MAKEVSAQIKLQIPAGKANPAPPVGPSLGQHGVNIMEFCKQFNAKTQKDGDSVIPVIITVYKDRSFTFIMKTPPASDLLKKAAGVIKGSGVPHKDKVGKVSKAQVKEIAQKKLADLNAADLEGAIKIIEGTARSMGITVQ, encoded by the coding sequence ATGGCCAAGGAAGTATCAGCGCAGATCAAGTTGCAGATTCCCGCGGGAAAGGCGAACCCAGCGCCGCCGGTCGGTCCGTCATTGGGGCAGCACGGCGTCAATATCATGGAGTTCTGCAAGCAATTCAATGCCAAGACCCAGAAGGATGGGGACAGCGTCATCCCCGTTATCATCACGGTCTATAAGGATCGCAGCTTTACCTTCATCATGAAGACGCCGCCGGCGTCGGACCTGCTCAAGAAGGCAGCCGGCGTCATCAAGGGCTCGGGCGTGCCGCACAAGGATAAGGTCGGCAAGGTGAGCAAGGCCCAGGTCAAGGAGATCGCGCAGAAGAAATTGGCCGACCTCAACGCGGCCGATCTTGAGGGAGCGATCAAGATCATCGAAGGGACCGCGCGGAGCATGGGCATCACCGTCCAATAG
- the rplA gene encoding 50S ribosomal protein L1, translating to MGKKMTAALEKVEPKFYGLKDAVDLVKKSAYAKFDESVDLAIRLGIDPKRSDQMVRGTTALPHGTGKKLRVLVFAKGEKEQEARQAGADFVGSDDLMEKIKGGWMDFDCAISTPDLMASVGKLGKVLGPRGLMPNPKTGTVTFEVGKAVSEIRKGRVEFKVEKAGIVQVPVGKVSFEVDKLYDNAYAVLESVVKAKPSSCKGRYLKSVTISSTMGPGVMLDPVALSKIWS from the coding sequence ATGGGAAAGAAGATGACCGCGGCTCTGGAAAAAGTGGAGCCAAAGTTTTATGGGCTGAAAGACGCCGTTGACCTCGTGAAAAAGTCGGCCTATGCCAAGTTCGACGAGTCGGTCGACCTGGCGATTCGTCTGGGGATCGACCCCAAGCGTTCCGACCAGATGGTGCGGGGAACGACGGCATTGCCGCACGGGACAGGCAAGAAGCTCCGCGTCCTGGTGTTCGCCAAGGGCGAAAAGGAGCAGGAGGCCCGTCAGGCGGGCGCCGACTTCGTCGGTTCAGACGATCTCATGGAAAAGATCAAGGGCGGCTGGATGGATTTCGATTGCGCCATTTCCACGCCGGACCTGATGGCTTCGGTCGGTAAGCTTGGAAAGGTGTTGGGCCCGCGCGGACTCATGCCGAATCCCAAGACCGGAACCGTCACCTTCGAGGTCGGTAAGGCTGTGAGCGAAATCCGAAAAGGCCGGGTCGAATTCAAGGTCGAGAAGGCGGGCATCGTGCAGGTGCCGGTCGGCAAGGTGTCCTTCGAAGTGGACAAGCTTTACGACAATGCCTATGCCGTCTTGGAGTCAGTGGTCAAGGCCAAGCCGTCCTCCTGTAAGGGGCGGTACCTGAAGAGTGTGACGATCTCGAGCACGATGGGGCCGGGGGTAATGTTGGATCCCGTGGCGTTGTCGAAGATTTGGAGTTGA